A genome region from Rhodopseudomonas boonkerdii includes the following:
- a CDS encoding glycosyltransferase family 39 protein, with translation MTPFASGPLSRNLSRRSLAAVGALLLALAVMRLAYAGLFELRTDEAYYWTWSKESVLSFLDHPPMIAWFIRAGTAIFGDTAFGARFAGIVALTVMQLLLVDIVRRVTRDLRAMAATMLMTEAALYYGLLMAKVAPDVAMIPFATAMLWSLVRLAESNDGRWWLAAGLFGGLALLSKLTVVLIIPAILVFMLLPDWRMRWLKSPYPWLAILVALAVSSPVMIWNATHDWVSFKFQFVRVIAPHAFSLSTFGDFFGLQLAQVGFVLFPVLVSACVLTLWRGVRRRDPVELLLSLSVLVPFSYFLWRSLTLRVGDTWPMFVWPPAIAVAAINVTRLAEDGWSAKVVRAGHRWIAVSIAVGIPFVVLAFLYSVAAPWNLLGRNDPIGTEAGYDRLAARAVQEMQATGATWIATTNYRVYAMLRWHLKDRVPVIQVNERARFLGFRDPGMDRVRGHAGLYIAQPDDQDRALLLNAGATLQPLDQMNTEWRGTPMRSFQIDKITGWTPELNPLPDTPFYRPPALALLVGRMSAA, from the coding sequence ATGACGCCATTCGCTTCCGGCCCCCTCAGCCGTAATCTTTCGCGCCGGTCGCTCGCTGCTGTGGGCGCGCTGCTGCTTGCGCTTGCGGTCATGCGGCTGGCCTATGCCGGACTGTTCGAGCTGCGTACTGACGAGGCCTATTACTGGACTTGGTCGAAGGAGAGCGTGCTGTCTTTCCTCGATCATCCGCCGATGATTGCCTGGTTCATTCGTGCCGGCACGGCGATCTTCGGCGACACTGCCTTCGGCGCTCGTTTCGCCGGCATCGTGGCGCTGACCGTCATGCAGTTGCTGCTGGTGGATATCGTCCGTCGCGTCACCCGGGATTTGCGGGCGATGGCGGCCACCATGCTGATGACCGAGGCCGCACTGTATTACGGCCTGCTGATGGCCAAGGTGGCGCCTGATGTCGCGATGATCCCATTCGCGACGGCGATGCTGTGGTCGTTGGTGCGGCTTGCCGAAAGTAATGACGGCCGCTGGTGGCTGGCAGCCGGCCTGTTCGGCGGGCTCGCGCTATTGTCGAAGCTCACGGTGGTGCTGATCATTCCCGCCATTCTCGTCTTTATGCTGTTGCCGGACTGGCGGATGCGCTGGCTGAAAAGTCCGTATCCGTGGCTGGCCATACTGGTCGCGCTCGCGGTGTCGTCGCCGGTCATGATCTGGAATGCGACGCATGACTGGGTGTCGTTCAAGTTCCAGTTCGTGCGTGTGATCGCGCCGCACGCCTTCTCGCTGAGCACGTTCGGCGACTTCTTCGGCCTGCAACTCGCACAGGTCGGTTTCGTGCTGTTTCCTGTGCTGGTGTCGGCCTGCGTGCTGACGCTGTGGCGCGGCGTCCGTCGGCGCGATCCGGTGGAGCTGCTGCTGTCGCTGAGCGTGCTGGTGCCTTTCTCCTATTTCCTGTGGCGCTCGCTGACACTGCGTGTCGGCGATACCTGGCCGATGTTCGTGTGGCCGCCGGCCATTGCGGTGGCCGCGATCAATGTCACTCGCCTTGCGGAGGATGGCTGGTCGGCGAAGGTGGTGCGCGCCGGCCATCGTTGGATCGCCGTTTCGATTGCCGTCGGCATTCCCTTCGTGGTGCTTGCCTTCCTCTATTCCGTCGCCGCGCCGTGGAATCTGCTCGGCCGCAACGATCCCATCGGCACCGAGGCCGGTTATGACCGCCTCGCGGCGCGCGCCGTGCAGGAGATGCAGGCCACCGGCGCCACCTGGATCGCGACGACCAACTACCGCGTCTATGCGATGCTGCGCTGGCATTTGAAGGACCGCGTGCCGGTGATCCAGGTGAACGAGCGTGCGCGCTTTCTCGGCTTCCGCGATCCCGGTATGGATCGCGTCAGGGGGCATGCGGGACTTTATATTGCGCAGCCGGACGATCAGGACCGCGCATTGTTGCTGAATGCCGGCGCGACGCTGCAGCCGCTGGATCAAATGAACACGGAGTGGCGCGGCACACCGATGCGTTCGTTCCAGATCGACAAGATCACCGGCTGGACGCCGGAGCTCAATCCGCTGCCGGATACGCCGTTCTATCGGCCGCCGGCGCTGGCACTTCTCGTAGGGCGGATGAGCGCGGCGTAA
- a CDS encoding SDR family oxidoreductase, with product MQVGGKIVVVTGGANGIGQALCETFHKAGAKKVVVVDLDGERAKAVADGIGGASFKCDVGRENDIKHVIDETERQFGPIDLFCSNAGIGGGFDPMSPNAGGTSDEPWMKSWAIHVMAHVYAARHLVPLMKERGGGYFLNTISAAGLLSQVGSPAYSTTKHAAVGFAENLAISHRAHGIKVSILCPQGVDTNMLKNIPKGPQSNDGNLSPEQVAADALAGIEAETFLILPHKQVIDYMRKKTENYDRWIGGMAKIQAKMREEFGK from the coding sequence ATGCAGGTGGGCGGCAAGATCGTGGTCGTGACCGGCGGCGCCAATGGCATCGGTCAGGCGTTGTGCGAGACGTTCCACAAGGCCGGGGCAAAGAAAGTCGTCGTCGTCGATCTCGATGGCGAGCGCGCCAAAGCAGTGGCCGACGGCATCGGCGGTGCGTCATTCAAATGCGACGTCGGCCGCGAGAACGATATCAAGCATGTGATCGACGAGACCGAGCGCCAGTTCGGGCCGATCGACCTGTTCTGCTCCAATGCCGGCATCGGTGGCGGTTTCGATCCGATGAGCCCGAACGCCGGCGGCACGAGTGACGAGCCGTGGATGAAGAGCTGGGCAATCCATGTGATGGCCCATGTCTATGCCGCGCGTCATCTGGTGCCGCTGATGAAGGAGCGGGGCGGCGGCTATTTCCTCAACACGATTTCTGCTGCCGGCCTGTTGTCGCAGGTCGGCAGCCCCGCTTATTCGACGACGAAGCATGCGGCGGTCGGTTTCGCTGAAAATCTCGCCATCTCGCATCGCGCCCATGGCATCAAGGTCTCGATCCTGTGCCCGCAGGGGGTCGATACCAATATGCTGAAGAATATCCCGAAGGGCCCGCAGTCGAATGACGGCAACCTGTCTCCCGAACAGGTGGCTGCGGATGCGCTGGCCGGGATCGAGGCGGAGACGTTCCTGATCCTGCCGCACAAGCAGGTCATCGATTACATGCGGAAGAAGACGGAGAATTACGATCGCTGGATCGGGGGGATGGCGAAGATCCAGGCCAAGATGCGGGAAGAATTCGGGAAGTAA
- a CDS encoding YcjF family protein: protein MTDRTRRPATFRLDDPHVTVMDGDDDIGRLARGAIRITPEPEPQLPVAIEEPLRPTRKGFGWGTLFWSALGGLVLLGVGLGVANLIRDLFTINDGLGFLGLGLAALVALALIVIIAREALALMRLATIEKLHARAIAVIASDDRSESRAVLADLLKLAHDNPRLARARSALQAHAGEIIDGADLIRLAERELMSPLDMEARRLVSVAAQRVSVVTAISPRALVDMLFVAAAAIRLVRQLAKLYGGRPGTLGMIALLRQVVGHLAITGGMAASDSMIQQMLGHGIAAKLSQRLGEGILNGLLTARLGLAAIDVTRPLPFTALPRPQLADLAKDLVRKKDDEEA, encoded by the coding sequence ATGACCGACCGCACGCGCCGCCCGGCCACGTTCCGGCTCGACGATCCCCATGTCACCGTCATGGACGGCGACGACGATATCGGCCGCCTTGCCCGTGGCGCCATCCGCATCACGCCGGAGCCCGAACCGCAATTGCCTGTCGCCATCGAGGAGCCGCTGCGCCCGACGCGCAAGGGTTTTGGCTGGGGCACGCTGTTCTGGAGCGCACTCGGTGGCCTGGTATTGCTCGGTGTCGGCCTCGGCGTCGCCAATCTGATCCGCGATCTCTTCACCATCAATGACGGCCTCGGCTTTCTCGGTCTCGGCCTCGCCGCGCTGGTGGCGCTGGCGCTGATCGTGATCATCGCGCGCGAGGCGCTCGCTTTGATGCGCCTCGCCACCATCGAGAAGCTGCATGCCCGCGCCATCGCGGTGATCGCCAGCGACGATCGGAGCGAAAGCCGCGCCGTGCTCGCCGATTTGCTCAAGCTGGCACATGACAATCCCCGTCTTGCCCGCGCGCGCAGCGCATTGCAGGCGCATGCCGGCGAGATCATCGACGGCGCCGATCTGATCCGTCTCGCCGAACGCGAATTGATGTCGCCGCTCGATATGGAGGCACGCCGGCTGGTCTCCGTCGCAGCTCAGCGCGTGTCCGTCGTCACCGCCATCTCGCCGCGCGCGCTGGTGGACATGCTGTTCGTCGCCGCCGCCGCGATCCGGCTGGTGCGGCAACTGGCGAAACTCTATGGCGGGCGCCCAGGCACGCTCGGCATGATCGCCCTGCTGCGACAGGTCGTCGGCCATCTCGCCATCACCGGCGGCATGGCCGCCAGCGACAGCATGATCCAACAGATGCTCGGCCACGGGATTGCGGCAAAGCTCTCGCAACGCCTTGGCGAAGGCATTTTGAACGGCCTTCTCACCGCAAGACTTGGACTCGCCGCCATCGACGTAACGCGGCCATTGCCGTTCACGGCTTTGCCGCGGCCGCAGCTTGCGGATCTCGCGAAAGATCTGGTGCGAAAGAAGGACGACGAGGAAGCGTAG
- a CDS encoding molybdopterin guanine dinucleotide-containing S/N-oxide reductase, whose amino-acid sequence MTQANKRTIRPQGKMTHSSHWGAFSGEWVGDQLVISPHPIDPDPNPIIQNFPEALRHKARIAKPMVRRGWLEHGPGPSDRRGRDGFVEMEWDEVLDLLAGELKRVRDQHGPQAVFGGSYGWSSAGRFHHAQSQVHRFLNFALGGYVRSVNSYSAGASTVIIPRILGDYEDMTRRNIGWDEVVEHTDLVVAFGGMNTKNSRVAGGGISKHTEHGDMIAVSKRGGEFVLVSPLKTDLPDEVNQDWLQATPGSDVALMLALAHTLVMDGTHDRAFIDRCSVGFDEFEKYLMGRSDGQPKDAAWAAPITGLSADTILKLARRLPGKRVLFTVAHSLQRARHGEQPVWMSAVLATMLGQIGLPGGGFGYALGAIANYGRRYNDVPIAGLPQGKNGVADFIPVARISDMLLNPNQPFDYNGKRMTYPDIKLVYWAGGNPFHHHQDINRLRSAFAKIDTLVVHELAWTGTARHADIVLPVTMSLEREDIGSAQTDNLMVAMHRMAEPFGEARNDYDIFSGLAERLGAGQAFTEGRTAREWLAHLYEPTRAGLAAKGLEAPDFETFWKNGEILLPQKPLDGGTLRAFVTDPNANPLPTPSGKVEIFSATIAGFNYADCPGHPTWLPPLDVPTAETPLHLVANQPASRLHSQLDFGGHSAAEKRRGREVARMHPVDAEAREIRDGDIIRLFNERGACLASVVVTEDVMAGVVQLPTGAYYDPEDVNEDKPLCVHGNPNVLTRDVGTSSLAQGCTGQLTVVQVEKFTGNLPPIQCYDPPVPVERPKPPRLEAAE is encoded by the coding sequence ATGACGCAGGCGAACAAGCGCACGATCAGGCCGCAAGGCAAGATGACCCACTCCTCGCATTGGGGCGCCTTTTCAGGCGAGTGGGTGGGCGACCAGCTCGTGATCTCGCCGCATCCGATCGATCCCGATCCAAATCCGATCATCCAGAATTTCCCCGAGGCGCTGCGTCACAAGGCGCGCATCGCCAAGCCGATGGTCCGTCGCGGCTGGCTCGAACACGGACCGGGCCCGAGCGACCGGCGCGGCCGCGACGGCTTTGTCGAAATGGAGTGGGACGAAGTACTCGATCTGCTCGCCGGCGAGCTGAAGCGCGTCAGGGATCAGCACGGCCCGCAGGCGGTGTTCGGCGGTTCCTATGGCTGGTCCAGCGCGGGCCGTTTCCATCACGCGCAGAGCCAGGTACATCGCTTCCTGAACTTTGCGCTCGGCGGCTATGTGCGCTCGGTGAACTCCTATTCGGCCGGCGCCTCCACCGTCATCATCCCGCGCATCCTCGGCGACTACGAGGACATGACCCGCCGCAATATCGGCTGGGATGAAGTGGTCGAGCACACCGATCTCGTCGTCGCCTTCGGCGGCATGAATACCAAGAACTCGCGCGTCGCCGGCGGCGGCATCAGCAAGCACACCGAACATGGCGACATGATCGCGGTGAGCAAGCGCGGCGGCGAATTCGTGCTGGTCTCGCCGCTGAAGACCGACCTGCCCGACGAGGTCAATCAGGACTGGCTGCAGGCGACGCCGGGCAGCGACGTCGCGCTGATGCTGGCGTTGGCGCATACGCTGGTGATGGACGGCACCCATGACCGCGCCTTCATCGATCGCTGCAGCGTCGGCTTCGATGAATTCGAAAAATATCTGATGGGCCGCAGCGACGGCCAGCCGAAGGACGCGGCCTGGGCGGCACCGATCACCGGCCTCTCCGCAGACACCATCCTCAAGCTCGCGCGAAGACTGCCCGGCAAGCGCGTGCTGTTCACCGTGGCGCATTCGCTGCAGCGGGCGCGTCATGGCGAGCAGCCGGTGTGGATGTCGGCGGTGCTGGCGACCATGCTGGGTCAGATCGGCCTGCCCGGCGGTGGCTTCGGCTACGCGCTGGGCGCCATCGCCAATTACGGACGCCGCTACAATGACGTGCCGATCGCCGGCCTGCCGCAGGGCAAGAACGGTGTCGCCGATTTTATCCCGGTGGCGCGCATCTCCGACATGCTGCTCAATCCGAACCAGCCGTTCGACTATAACGGCAAGCGGATGACCTATCCGGACATCAAGCTGGTCTATTGGGCCGGCGGCAATCCGTTCCACCATCATCAGGACATCAACCGCCTGCGCAGCGCTTTCGCCAAGATCGATACGCTGGTGGTGCACGAGCTGGCATGGACGGGCACGGCGCGCCATGCGGATATCGTGCTGCCCGTCACCATGTCGCTGGAGCGCGAGGATATCGGCAGCGCGCAGACCGACAATCTGATGGTCGCAATGCATCGGATGGCCGAGCCATTCGGCGAGGCGCGCAACGATTACGATATCTTTTCGGGACTGGCGGAGCGCCTCGGCGCCGGCCAGGCCTTCACCGAAGGCCGCACCGCGCGCGAATGGCTCGCGCATCTGTATGAGCCGACCCGCGCCGGACTTGCCGCCAAGGGGCTGGAGGCGCCGGATTTCGAAACCTTCTGGAAGAACGGTGAAATCCTGCTGCCGCAGAAGCCGCTCGACGGCGGCACACTGCGCGCTTTCGTCACCGATCCCAACGCGAACCCGCTGCCGACACCGAGCGGCAAGGTGGAGATCTTCTCCGCCACCATCGCCGGCTTCAACTATGCGGACTGCCCGGGCCATCCGACCTGGCTGCCTCCCCTCGACGTGCCGACGGCGGAGACACCGCTGCATCTGGTCGCCAACCAGCCGGCCTCGCGCCTGCACAGCCAGCTCGATTTCGGCGGCCACAGCGCCGCCGAGAAGCGCCGCGGACGCGAAGTGGCGCGGATGCATCCGGTCGACGCGGAGGCACGCGAGATCAGGGATGGCGATATCATCAGGCTGTTCAACGAACGCGGCGCGTGTCTCGCCTCGGTGGTCGTCACCGAGGATGTGATGGCCGGCGTGGTACAATTGCCGACCGGCGCCTATTACGACCCCGAAGACGTCAACGAAGACAAGCCGCTCTGCGTGCACGGCAATCCGAATGTTCTGACGCGCGATGTGGGTACGTCGAGCCTGGCGCAGGGATGCACGGGCCAATTGACGGTGGTGCAGGTGGAGAAATTCACCGGCAACCTGCCGCCGATCCAGTGCTACGACCCGCCGGTGCCGGTGGAACGCCCGAAGCCGCCACGGCTGGAAGCGGCGGAGTAA
- a CDS encoding adenylate/guanylate cyclase domain-containing protein, translated as MPRTAVPLPVSHAAAPSWWRGIGLRQIRLTCALVLFAYLLSHFINHALGNISMDALQAGVIIHAGIWQFFPVAVIFYTSALIHASLGIWALYERRQFQWKTVEPLQLVLGLSIPALIVAHVVAVRLGENIYGINRSYPQVFAAWVASPLRLWSMYTVVLVAWIHGCIGLYFWLRLKTWFRTVAPWLLVAAATLPTLALLGIFQGQRFVAANIAAPEWQAANLGPGQVGTPAQQDMLAAITDNLLIGYVVLLLLVLAARGIRIILERRAGMISLAYGNGRTVRVPVGLSVLEASLRHKVPHASVCGGRARCSTCRIRITSDLAVLPAPSARESFVLSRLGSEGDPAIRLACQLHPTADLAFVQLLAPHVSSANAHATHPARIGQERYLVCMFVDMRGSTMLAEKRLPYDTVFIVNRFLAAVSQAVVACGGRPNQFIGDGELALFGLNCDPQTASRQALKAAAQIADNIDELNQALRHDLPQPLRFGIGIHGGEVIVGDIGYRDNMVFTALGDPVNVAARLQDMTKGLSCAAVVSDDVFASAQFDADSFAAHELAVRGRSASIKVRAIADTRQLARDAAQPDTADA; from the coding sequence ATGCCCCGGACTGCCGTTCCACTTCCCGTCTCGCATGCGGCCGCGCCATCCTGGTGGAGGGGCATTGGCCTGCGCCAGATCCGGCTGACCTGCGCGCTCGTGCTGTTTGCTTACCTGCTCAGCCATTTCATCAATCACGCCCTCGGCAACATCTCGATGGACGCGCTGCAGGCCGGCGTCATCATCCATGCCGGCATCTGGCAGTTCTTCCCGGTGGCCGTGATCTTCTATACCTCCGCTCTGATCCACGCGTCGCTCGGCATCTGGGCTCTGTATGAGCGCCGCCAGTTCCAGTGGAAGACCGTCGAGCCGTTACAGCTGGTGCTGGGCCTCAGCATTCCCGCTCTGATCGTCGCCCATGTGGTGGCGGTGCGTCTCGGCGAAAACATCTATGGCATCAACCGCAGCTATCCGCAGGTGTTTGCCGCCTGGGTCGCCTCGCCGCTCCGTCTGTGGAGCATGTATACGGTGGTGCTGGTGGCATGGATCCATGGCTGCATCGGCCTGTATTTCTGGCTCCGGCTCAAGACGTGGTTCCGGACTGTCGCACCATGGCTGCTTGTCGCGGCTGCAACACTCCCTACGCTGGCGCTTCTCGGCATCTTCCAGGGTCAGCGCTTTGTCGCGGCCAATATCGCGGCGCCGGAATGGCAGGCGGCCAATCTCGGACCGGGGCAGGTCGGTACACCCGCGCAACAGGACATGCTGGCGGCCATCACCGACAATCTCCTGATCGGCTATGTCGTACTGCTGCTGCTCGTGCTCGCCGCCCGCGGCATCCGCATCATCCTCGAGCGACGCGCCGGCATGATCAGTCTCGCTTACGGCAACGGACGGACCGTGCGTGTGCCGGTCGGACTCAGCGTGCTCGAAGCAAGTCTGCGCCACAAGGTGCCTCATGCCAGCGTGTGCGGCGGCCGGGCGCGCTGCTCGACCTGCCGCATCCGCATCACCAGCGACCTCGCTGTTTTGCCCGCGCCTTCGGCACGCGAGAGCTTCGTGCTGAGCCGGCTCGGCAGCGAAGGGGATCCCGCCATCCGCCTCGCCTGCCAGCTGCATCCCACCGCCGACCTCGCATTCGTGCAGTTGCTGGCGCCGCATGTATCGAGCGCCAACGCCCATGCCACGCATCCCGCGCGGATCGGCCAGGAGCGCTATCTCGTCTGCATGTTCGTGGACATGCGCGGCTCGACGATGCTGGCGGAAAAGCGACTGCCTTACGACACGGTGTTCATCGTCAACCGCTTCCTCGCCGCTGTCTCGCAGGCGGTGGTTGCCTGCGGCGGCAGGCCGAACCAGTTCATCGGTGACGGCGAGCTCGCGCTGTTTGGGCTGAACTGCGATCCGCAGACCGCATCCCGTCAGGCGCTCAAGGCCGCCGCGCAGATCGCCGACAATATCGACGAATTGAATCAAGCTTTGCGCCACGATCTGCCACAGCCGCTCCGCTTCGGCATCGGCATCCACGGCGGCGAGGTGATCGTCGGCGATATCGGCTATCGCGACAACATGGTGTTCACCGCGCTCGGCGATCCCGTGAATGTCGCCGCGCGATTGCAGGACATGACCAAGGGGCTGTCATGCGCGGCGGTCGTCTCGGACGATGTGTTCGCTTCAGCACAGTTCGATGCCGACAGCTTTGCTGCGCATGAGCTTGCCGTGCGCGGCCGCAGCGCGTCGATCAAGGTGCGCGCCATCGCCGACACGCGCCAGCTTGCACGCGATGCCGCACAGCCTGACACCGCCGACGCCTGA
- the trhA gene encoding PAQR family membrane homeostasis protein TrhA — protein sequence MTVFRLKQLTANSAHMVAGAIRWNYDRAELIADGIVHGLGVFAGLIALTVLIVLTAVFATTTEIVTVSIYAAGLLAMLGFSAAYNMWPVSPRKWFLRRFDHSAIYLLIAATYTPFLAQMENGWLAAGLLAFVWSVAAAGIVIKLRYPGRFDGLAVVLYLALGWSGMMAYDAVFTPLPPMTMWFVAAGGTLYTLGVIFHAWRRLRFQNAIWHAFVLLGAACHYTAVLDMVLSTAA from the coding sequence ATGACCGTTTTCCGCCTGAAGCAGCTCACTGCCAATTCCGCCCATATGGTTGCCGGCGCGATTCGCTGGAACTACGACCGCGCCGAACTGATCGCCGACGGCATCGTTCATGGCCTTGGCGTCTTCGCCGGCCTGATCGCCCTGACGGTGCTGATCGTGCTGACGGCCGTCTTCGCCACGACCACCGAGATTGTCACCGTCTCGATCTATGCCGCGGGGCTGCTCGCGATGCTCGGCTTCTCCGCCGCGTACAATATGTGGCCGGTGTCGCCGCGAAAATGGTTCCTGCGCCGCTTCGATCATTCGGCGATCTACCTCCTCATCGCTGCAACCTATACGCCGTTCCTCGCGCAGATGGAGAATGGCTGGCTCGCCGCGGGCCTGCTCGCATTCGTGTGGAGCGTTGCCGCTGCCGGCATCGTCATCAAGCTGCGCTATCCCGGCCGCTTCGACGGGCTTGCGGTGGTGCTCTATCTCGCGCTCGGCTGGAGCGGCATGATGGCCTATGACGCCGTGTTCACGCCGCTGCCGCCGATGACCATGTGGTTCGTCGCCGCCGGTGGCACGCTCTATACGCTCGGCGTCATCTTCCACGCCTGGCGCCGCCTGCGATTCCAGAATGCCATCTGGCACGCATTTGTCCTGCTTGGCGCCGCATGCCACTATACCGCGGTGCTCGACATGGTGCTGAGCACCGCGGCGTAA
- a CDS encoding YcjX family protein → MASLSELVEEARLSARALLDYGDGLFNPTVRLGVTGLSRAGKTVFITALVHGLTHGGRFPVFESLATGRIARARLAPQPDDAVPRFAYEQHLATLIDERRWPNSTTDISELRLVIDYQRKSGAERTLTLDIVDYPGEWLLDLPLLSKSYEEWSAESLALSRQGPRAAIAAEFLAHLATLDPKAPENEPFTLTAARLFTDYLRACRDERFAMSLLPPGRFLMPGNLGGSPALTFAPLDVVEGGNAPDGSLWAMMKRRYEAYKDVVVRPFYRDHFARLDRQIVLVDALSAFNAGPEALHDLEAALAGILDSFRIGRSSILSTLFRPRVDRILFAATKADHLHHLSHDRLEDVLKQIVRKALARSELAGAAVDVVAIAAVRATKEALVQRGREKLPSILGTPVAGESANGEIFDGETEVATFPGDLPTNLDGLFDGGAFTGLSSASADKADYRFLKFRPPLLARDDGAEPVLPHIRLDRALQFLIGDRLQ, encoded by the coding sequence ATGGCCAGCCTGTCCGAACTCGTCGAAGAAGCCCGGCTGTCCGCGCGCGCATTGCTCGATTATGGCGATGGTCTGTTCAATCCCACTGTGCGGCTTGGCGTCACAGGCCTGTCGCGTGCGGGTAAGACCGTATTCATCACTGCGCTGGTCCACGGGCTGACGCATGGCGGCCGGTTTCCCGTGTTTGAATCGCTGGCGACCGGGCGCATCGCCAGGGCTCGCCTCGCGCCGCAACCGGACGACGCCGTGCCGCGCTTCGCCTATGAGCAGCATCTTGCGACGCTGATCGACGAGCGGCGCTGGCCGAATTCGACCACCGATATCAGCGAGCTGCGCCTCGTCATCGACTATCAGCGCAAGAGCGGCGCGGAGCGCACACTCACGCTCGACATCGTCGATTATCCCGGCGAATGGCTGCTCGACCTGCCGCTGCTGAGCAAGAGCTACGAGGAATGGTCGGCGGAAAGCCTCGCGCTGTCGCGGCAAGGCCCGCGTGCGGCCATCGCGGCGGAATTCCTCGCCCATCTCGCGACGCTCGATCCGAAAGCACCGGAGAACGAACCGTTCACGCTGACGGCGGCACGGCTGTTCACCGACTATCTGCGCGCCTGCCGTGACGAACGTTTCGCCATGAGCCTGCTCCCGCCCGGCCGTTTCCTGATGCCGGGCAATCTCGGGGGATCACCTGCCCTCACCTTCGCGCCGCTCGATGTCGTCGAAGGCGGCAATGCACCGGACGGATCGCTGTGGGCGATGATGAAGCGGCGCTACGAGGCGTATAAGGATGTGGTCGTCCGGCCGTTCTATCGCGATCACTTCGCGCGGCTGGACCGCCAGATCGTGCTGGTCGATGCGCTGTCCGCTTTCAATGCGGGGCCGGAAGCGCTGCACGATCTCGAAGCGGCGCTGGCCGGCATCCTCGACAGTTTCCGCATCGGCCGCAGCTCGATCCTGAGCACGCTGTTCCGCCCGCGCGTCGATCGCATCCTGTTTGCGGCGACCAAGGCCGATCACCTCCATCATCTCAGCCATGACCGGCTGGAAGACGTGCTGAAGCAGATCGTGCGCAAGGCGCTGGCGCGTTCGGAGCTTGCGGGCGCCGCCGTCGATGTCGTCGCCATCGCGGCGGTACGCGCGACCAAGGAGGCGCTGGTGCAGCGCGGGCGGGAAAAACTGCCATCGATCCTCGGCACGCCGGTGGCCGGCGAATCCGCCAATGGCGAAATCTTCGACGGCGAGACCGAAGTCGCGACCTTCCCCGGTGATCTGCCGACCAATCTCGACGGCCTGTTCGACGGCGGCGCCTTCACCGGCCTCTCCAGCGCCAGCGCCGACAAGGCGGACTACCGCTTCCTCAAATTCCGTCCGCCGCTGCTCGCGCGCGATGACGGTGCGGAGCCGGTGCTGCCTCACATCCGCCTCGACCGCGCGCTCCAGTTCCTGATCGGAGACCGCCTGCAATGA
- a CDS encoding cold-shock protein produces the protein MPKGTVKWFNATKGYGFIQPATGGKDVFVHISAVQKAGLQSLNEGQTIEFEEVANRGKTSAENLKV, from the coding sequence ATGCCTAAAGGTACTGTGAAGTGGTTCAACGCGACCAAGGGCTATGGCTTCATCCAGCCGGCGACCGGTGGCAAGGACGTGTTCGTGCATATCTCTGCGGTCCAGAAGGCTGGCCTGCAGTCGCTGAACGAAGGCCAGACGATCGAATTCGAGGAAGTCGCCAACCGCGGCAAGACCTCGGCCGAGAATCTCAAGGTCTGA